The Anastrepha ludens isolate Willacy chromosome X, idAnaLude1.1, whole genome shotgun sequence genome includes a window with the following:
- the LOC128870169 gene encoding uncharacterized protein LOC128870169, with amino-acid sequence MPKECKSSDENPGVAGEIAFYKKEGNAFQRQLDNLNSFLTNEQLKNLDEAELSARLKHAERLQANFENARSTLRRLDRKEFESDADENFCKVYIEVEVKINRWLNTKHKSSGAHSSTLRQFSWDDITPQQLQRRSRLPELKIPVFSGSYLDWPSFFSTFTSAIDKDVEMSKLEKMQYLITSLSDAALDTVRSLEPSEENYDKALDLLKVRFDNKLLHFQAHIKAIFGLQGMEMGASDGLRKLSDQVNAHLRALQTLATTEDIYNGLLIHLITSKLDRQTHEKWEENLSAHKLPTWTDMSTFLERRCRMMENLENAMVIQAPSKQVKNIVSQAKSKASVLVTVGGGKPTPLCIFCDSKEHFITGCTSFLNLSPNLRYKEAKKFHLCLNCLRKGHTIKQCKSGNCRYCQAKHNTLLHLNGKQDSVPKPIVASPVPNSQVTTSQSALTSLVASPKPLALKNVSNNCVLLATAIILVKNRAGTLIPCRAILDSASQLNFITSRLANQLQLRSHHSPVLVSGIGESSLNADRCVDIFAQAHDGRFSTSFTALITQSITDYQPNFDISIEGWNIPNNINLADPSFFKANRIDVLIGAELFYDLICVGQFRIADHLPTLQKTKLGWVVSGGASHISNKLTTLSAFRKLTLPHDNIDTLSNIVKRFWEIENGFDSTPALSEEDAFCEQHFIQNFLRLPSGDYSVRLPPKSDLDALGESHYLALRRFRALEKKLQKAQSTKLLYSAFMQEYKDLGHMSLASFQADKPVYYLPHHCVKKQDSTTTKLRVVFDGSAKTTSGYSLNDLLLPGPIIQPKLFNILLRFRLFKVALLGDICKMYRGIKMSSPDDQLQCILWRDDPSEQVKTYKLNTVTYGTRPAAFLAIRAMHQLTFDEEESFPVGAKIIRRDFYVDDLISGGDSIEEVIQMKQEIRQLLLRGGFPIRKWCSNEVDVLKDEDESNCEKFIKFHDGTDVTKALGLVWERISDNFLFSFTPILNSQKITKRSILSVIARFYDPLGLICPVITKLKIFMQALWKEKLVWDESLPQSLQSIWLDLCGQLSFVSNLHFPRYVLALQARVQIHAFCDASLSAYGACVYTRVEKHGVNKIHLLCSKSRVAPLKSITVPKLELSAALLLAELVSNILENSQLSYECHCWSDSMVVLSWLRSAPSNFNIFVSNRVAKIQSLTSGMTWHHVPTELNPADILSRGCTPKELLNNTLWANGPSFLQFDSAHWPSNMDFLSNLPERRRHVLIAATQIDETYGCKFQNSFSKLQRVFAYVYKFRHIKSKRTLPSAGFLTVDDIKGGTLLLIRHIQQVHFASEYKILKENKQLPSCNHLLSLNPFIDDFGSLRVGGRLYNSNLEFEAKHPLLLPKQHPVTSALIKFYHRKLLHAGPQSLLASIRQQFWPIGGRKTVSKIINKCLRCFRLKPRVLQQIMGQLPTDRVRPSRPFITTGVDYCGPLQYKCEVRNRPPVKCYVCIFVCFSTKACHLELVQDLSTSSFIAALKRFISIRGKPNTIWSDNATNFVGAKNELEELRKLFADQNHNRAVAEACIENQIDWKFIPPRSPHFGGLWEAAVKSAKLHFYRTVGVSILTFDELRTLICEISAILNSRPLCPITENPDDLDVLTPAHFLIGGSFTAIEEPIVTHLNMNRLSRWQRICQMQQIFWQRWSTAYLSLLQERCKWRNPMANIQQGAMVLLKDDNQPPLKWSLGRVEHTFSGADGYVRAAIIKTANGPVKRAITKIAAIPVETDLVESLHLPTGGVCMQQESA; translated from the coding sequence atgccgAAAGAGTGTAAATCGTCTGATGAGAATCCTGGTGTAGCAGGTGAAATCGCTTTCTACAAAAAGGAAGGCAATGCGTTTCAACGCCAGCTAGATAATCTCAATAGCTTCCTTACGAACGAGCAGCTAAAAAACTTAGATGAGGCTGAACTTTCTGCGCGACTTAAACATGCTGAGCGTTTGCAGGCAAACTTCGAAAATGCACGATCAACACTTAGGCGATTGGACCGCAaggaatttgagtctgatgctGACGAAAATTTCTGCAAAGTGTATATTGAGGTAGAGGTAAAAATTAATCGTTGGCTGAATACAAAACATAAGTCATCTGGCGCGCACTCTTCAACACTACGACAGTTCTCTTGGGACGACATTACGCCGCAGCAGTTACAACGACGATCCAGGCTACCTGAGCTCAAAATTCCAGTTTTTAGTGGCTCCTATCTCGACTGGCCATCGTTTTTCAGCACGTTTACTTCAGCAATAGACAAAGACGTGGAGATgtccaaattagaaaaaatgcagTACTTGATCACTAGTCTCAGTGATGCAGCTTTAGACACTGTGCGCTCACTCGAGCCCAGTGAAGAGAATTACGACAAAGCTTTAGATTTATTAAAAGTACGTTTTGATAATAAATTACTTCATTTCCAGGCACACATAAAGGCAATTTTCGGGCTACAAGGTATGGAAATGGGCGCATCAGATGGGTTACGAAAATTAAGCGATCAAGTAAATGCACATCTTCGAGCGCTGCAAACTTTAGCAACTACTGAAGATATATATAATGGCTTACTCATTCACCTCATCACAAGCAAACTGGATCGACAAACGCACGAAAAATGGGAAGAGAACTTATCTGCACACAAATTACCTACATGGACTGATATGTCAACGTTTTTGGAAAGAAGATGCCGCATGATGGAGAATTTGGAAAACGCTATGGTCATACAGGCACCTAGCAAACAGgtgaaaaatattgtatctcAAGCAAAATCAAAAGCAAGCGTACTCGTTACTGTAGGTGGTGGCAAGCCCACTCCACTCTGTATTTTTTGTGATTCCAAAGAGCATTTCATTACTGGTTGCACTTCGTTTTTGAATCTTTCTCCAAATTTGCGTTATaaggaagcaaaaaaatttcatttgtgcTTAAATTGCCTACGCAAGGGTCACACTATCAAGCAATGCAAATCTGGCAATTGCAGGTATTGCCAAGCAAAACATAACACTTTACTGCATTTAAATGGCAAGCAAGATAGTGTACCAAAACCGATTGTGGCATCGCCTGTACCAAATAGCCAGGTTACAACATCGCAATCAGCATTAACATCATTAGTTGCAAGTCCCAAACCTTTAgccttgaaaaatgtgtctaacAATTGTGTGCTGTTAGCAACGGCCatcattttagtaaaaaatcgtGCAGGCACATTAATTCCTTGTCGCGCTATTTTAGACTCTGCGTctcaattaaatttcattacatCCCGGTTAGCAAATCAACTTCAACTTCGGTCTCATCATTCACCAGTTTTAGTATCTGGCATTGGAGAATCGAGTCTCAATGCAGACAGATGCGTCGACATATTTGCCCAAGCGCATGATGGTCGGTTTTCGACATCCTTCACAGCTTTAATAACACAAAGCATAACAGACTATCAGCCGAATTTTGATATCAGCATTGAGGGGTGGAACATACCAAACAACATTAATTTAGCTGACCCATCATTCTTCAAAGCAAACCGTATTGATGTTTTGATCGGTGCGGAATTATTCTACGACTTAATTTGCGTTGGACAATTTAGAATTGCTGATCACTTACCAACACTGCAAAAAACTAAGTTGGGCTGGGTAGTTTCTGGAGGCGCATCACATATCAGTAATAAATTAACAACTCTTTCGGCATTCAGAAAATTAACACTTCCACATGATAATATTGATACACTTTCAAACATTGTTAAACGCTTTTGGGAGATCGAAAATGGTTTCGATTCTACTCCAGCATTATCAGAAGAGGACGCTTTTTGTGAGCAgcatttcatacaaaattttcttcgtttGCCTTCAGGGGACTACTCAGTTAGACTACCACCTAAATCCGATCTTGATGCTCTTGGTGAATCGCATTATCTTGCTTTACGTAGATTCAGGGCGCTAGAAAAAAAACTCCAAAAGGCTCAATCcacaaaacttttatattcgGCATTTATGCAGGAGTATAAGGATCTTGGTCATATGTCGCTGGCATCATTTCAAGCAGACAAACCAGTTTACTACTTACCGCATCACTGCGTTAAAAAGCAAGACAGTACCACTACAAAACTGCGCGTGGTTTTTGATGGGTCCGCTAAAACTACTTCAGGGTATTCGCTAAACGATTTGTTGCTACCAGGGCCAATCATTCAGCCAAAACTTTTTAACATCTTGCTTCGCTTTAGACTTTTCAAAGTTGCACTACTTGGCgacatatgtaaaatgtatcgCGGCATTAAAATGAGTAGCCCTGATGACCAGTTGCAGTGCATTCTTTGGCGCGATGACCCATCTGAGCAAGTCAAGACATACAAGTTAAACACGGTCACATATGGAACGAGGCCTGCTGCTTTCCTAGCTATTCGAGCTATGCATCAGCTTACATTTGATGAGGAGGAATCATTTCCAGTCGGCGCTAAAATCATTCGAAGAGATTTTTACGTGGATGATTTGATATCTGGTGGCGATTCAATCGAGGAGGTCATACAAATGAAGCAAGAGATCAGACAGCTACTTCTACGAGGAGGCTTTCCAATTCGAAAATGGTGCTCTAATGAAGTTGATGTTTTGAAAGATGAAGACGAAAGTAATTGCGAAAAATTCATAAAGTTTCATGATGGTACAGATGTGACAAAGGCACTTGGCCTTGTGTGGGAACGTATCTCAGACAACTTTCTATTCAGTTTCACACCAATCTTGAATTCGCAGAAAATTACAAAGCGATCTATTCTTTCAGTCATAGCGCGGTTCTACGATCCACTTGGCTTAATATGCCCAGTTATCACAAAGCTGAAGATCTTCATGCAAGCCTTATGGAAGGAAAAACTGGTTTGGGACGAAAGCCTGCCGCAATCGCTACAGTCCATTTGGTTGGACTTGTGTGGTCAACTTTCATTCGTTAGCAATCTTCATTTTCCACGATACGTGCTTGCACTGCAAGCCCGCGTTCAAATTCATGCCTTTTGTGATGCCAGTCTATCCGCTTATGGTGCTTGTGTTTACACACGCGTTGAAAAGCACGGCGTCAACAAAATACATCTTCTATGTTCCAAGTCCAGAGTTGCACCTTTGAAGTCGATCACGGTTCCAAAACTCGAGTTGTCTGCTGCGTTGTTGTTAGCGGAAttggtttcaaatattttggaaaatagccAACTATCATATGAGTGCCATTGTTGGTCGGATTCAATGGTTGTATTGTCGTGGCTACGATCTGCTCCCAGTAATTTTAACATATTCGTATCAAATCGCGTAGCTAAAATACAATCGCTTACATCAGGTATGACCTGGCATCACGTTCCAACCGAACTGAATCCTGCGGATATTCTTTCGCGCGGTTGCACTCCAAAAGAGCTTCTAAATAACACCCTATGGGCTAATGGACCTTCATTCCTCCAATTTGATTCAGCGCATTGGCCAAGCAATATGGATTTCTTATCTAATCTTCCAGAAAGACGGCGCCATGTTTTAATTGCTGCAACTCAAATCGACGAAACTTACGGTTGCAAGTTCCAAAATTCATTCAGCAAGTTACAGCGCGTGTTTGCGTACGTTTACAAATTTCGCCACATTAAATCAAAACGAACTTTACCATCAGCTGGATTTCTCACAGTCGACGACATTAAAGGCGGTACACTGCTGCTAATCAGGCATATCCAGCAAGTGCACTTCGCATcagaatacaaaatactgaaagAAAACAAACAGTTGCCTTCCTGCAACCATTTACTGTCACTCAATCCATTTATCGACGACTTTGGTTCATTACGCGTTGGAGGGCGGCTCTATAATTCGAATTTAGAATTCGAGGCAAAACACCCACTTTTGCTACCTAAACAGCATCCAGTCACTTCCGCACTCATTAAATTCTATCATCGTAAACTATTGCATGCAGGACCGCAGAGCTTATTAGCATCAATTCGTCAGCAATTTTGGCCTATTGGTGGGCGCAAAACAGTTTCAAAAATCATTAATAAATGCTTGAGGTGCTTCCGCCTTAAGCCCAGGGTACTGCAGCAAATTATGGGTCAACTTCCAACAGACCGTGTGAGACCATCTAGACCTTTTATTACAACAGGTGTTGACTATTGTGGACCACTCCAGTACAAATGTGAGGTGCGCAACCGGCCACCCGTGAAATGCTACGTATGtatctttgtttgtttttcaacgAAAGCATGTCATCTTGAACTTGTCCAAGATTTATCGACGTCATCGTTCATTGCTGCACTCAAACGATTTATCAGCATTAGAGGCAAGCCAAACACTATTTGGTCTGATAACGCTACAAATTTTGTTGGGGCAAAAAATGAGCTAGAAGAGCTGCGAAAACTATTCGCCGATCAAAATCACAATAGAGCAGTAGCTGAAGCTtgcattgaaaatcaaattGATTGGAAATTTATTCCTCCCCGCTCgccccattttggcggcttatGGGAAGCTGCGGTCAAGTCCGCAAAACTTCATTTCTATCGCACCGTTGGCGTTTCTATTTTAACCTTCGATGAGCTTCGCACTCTCATTTGTGAAATTTCTGCTATTTTAAATTCTCGTCCCCTTTGTCCAATTACAGAAAATCCAGACGATCTTGACGTGCTTACACCAGCGCACTTTCTCATTGGTGGGTCATTTACAGCCATAGAAGAACCAATTGTTACGCATCTAAATATGAACCGTCTAAGCCGGTGGCAGCGAATTTGTCAGATGCAGCAAATCTTTTGGCAAAGGTGGAGCACTGCGTATCTATCATTACTGCAAGAGAGGTGTAAGTGGCGAAACCCTATGGCAAACATACAACAAGGTGCTATGGTGCTTTTAAAGGATGACAATCAACCGCCTTTAAAATGGAGTCTGGGTCGGGTTGAACACACCTTCAGTGGCGCTGACGGATATGTTAGAGCAGCGATCATTAAAACAGCAAATGGGCCAGTAAAACGAGCTATAACTAAGATTGCAGCAATTCCGGTTGAAACAGATTTGGTTGAAAGCCTACACCTTCCAACGGGGGGAGTATGTATGCAGCAGGAATCTGCATAA